A genomic stretch from Aedes albopictus strain Foshan chromosome 2, AalbF5, whole genome shotgun sequence includes:
- the LOC109418937 gene encoding probable peroxisomal acyl-coenzyme A oxidase 1 isoform X1 codes for MSLISIGKRMPAQVVNKDLQNERNKCTFNQEEFTLWWVGGEEQLKEKRSRESYFESQPEFQDKVPLHFASHQELYEETVRKATVIFTKVKKLLTEQGKYDEKKYVHFMEALLGTGFIKEGNPLGIHFSMFIPAIVGHASPEQQDQYLKKALNCEIIGSYAQTELGHGTFLRGLETTATFDPQTDEFVINSPTLTSYKWWPGALAQTVNHCVVMAQLYSNGKCYGIHPFMVQVRDSDTHMPMPGIDIGDIGDKMGYKGVNNGYLGLKNVRIPRTGMMMKNAKLMRDGTYVKPSSSVLAYGTMVFVRVIIVRNMAQSLAKAATIAVRYSSVRRQSHINPELPEVQVIDHVTQQAKLFPLVAKAIALKLTSDNLWQMYERTTSDLNSGSLDRLPELHAIACCLKVVSTSDTATGVEVCRLACGGHGYLTCANFLNYYSLASAASTYEGENTVLLLQTARFLVKMWNQAVQGKQLMPTVGYLQNYVGKQVQQFPWSDSVPVIISAFQAVVANKLRIACQSIEKRKAKGATPEEATNMTGLELIQVAEVHGRWFVLQSAYEMFEKACQKASAPLVSVMQNLCKLVVYDEALRIRGDLLRFTTMTETDLVKLEQNYEACLQALRPNAVGIVDAFDYPDFVLGSALGAYDGNVYERLFAEAMKSPLNQEPVNKTFELYLKPLMKSRL; via the exons AAAGCTACTTCGAAAGTCAACCGGAGTTCCAGGACAAAGTCCCACTCCATTTTGCTTCCCATCAGGAACTGTACGAGGAAACAGTTCGTAAAGCTACGGTCATCTTTACTAAAGTGAAGAAACTTCTGACCGAACAGGGAAAATACGATGAGAAAAAATATGT CCACTTCATGGAAGCTCTTCTCGGCACAGGTTTCATCAAGGAGGGTAATCCCCTGGGAATCCACTTCTCCATGTTCATCCCGGCGATAGTGGGTCATGCTAGCCCCGAACAACAAGACCAGTACCTAAAGAAGGCGCTGAATTGTGAAATCATCGGATCATACGCGCAAACCGAACTGGGCCACGGAACATTCCTGCGAGGATTGGAAACGACCGCTACTTTTGATCCCCAGACGGATGAATTCGTAATCAACAGCCCAACGCTAACCTCGTACAAATGGTGGCCCGGAGCTT TGGCGCAAACCGTGAACCACTGTGTCGTGATGGCGCAGCTGTACTCCAACGGAAAGTGCTACGGTATCCATCCGTTTATGGTGCAGGTGAGGGATTCGGATACGCATATGCCAATGCCGGGAATCGACATCGGAGATATTGGAGACAAAATGGGTTACAAGGGCGTGAACAACGGGTACTTGGGGTTGAAGAACGTCCGCATTCCTCGTACCGGCATGATGATGAAGAACGCTAAGTTGATGAGGGATGGAACCTATGTGAAACCTTCTTCGTCTGTGCTGGCCTACGGTACGATGGTGTTCGTGAGGGTGATCATCGTTAGGAATATGGCACAGTCGTTGGCAAAGGCGGCCACCATTGCTGTGCGGTATTCCAGTGTAAGACGCCAGAGCCATATCAATCCAGA ATTACCGGAAGTACAAGTCATCGACCACGTGACTCAACAGGCCAAACTGTTCCCCCTGGTGGCGAAGGCAATCGCACTGAAGTTGACTTCGGACAATCTGTGGCAGATGTATGAACGCACGACGTCCGATTTGAACTCCGGCAGTCTGGATCGTCTACCGGAGTTGCATGCCATTGCGTGTTGTTTGAAGGTAGTGTCCACCTCGGACACTGCCACGGGCGTCGAAGTGTGTCGATTGGCTTGCGGAGGGCATGGATATCTAACGTGTGCCAACTTCTTGAACTATTATAGCTTGGCTTCGGCTGCGTCGACTTACGAAGGCGAGAACACTGTACTGCTGTTGCAGACTGCAAG ATTTCTAGTCAAAATGTGGAACCAAGCCGTTCAGGGTAAGCAGTTGATGCCAACTGTCGGATATCTGCAGAACTACGTTGGCAAGCAGGTTCAACAGTTCCCCTGGAGCGATTCAGTGCCGGTGATTATTTCCGCATTCCAGGCGGTAGTGGCCAATAAGCTGCGCATTGCATGTCAGAGTATTGAAAAACGCAAGGCTAAAGGTGCCACTCCGGAGGAGGCAACCAATATGACCGGATTGGAGCTGATTCAGGTGGCCGAAGTTCATGGCCGTTGGTTTGTGCTGCAGTCGGCTTACGAAATGTTTGAAAAGGCTTGCCAGAAAGCATCGGCGCCGTTGGTTTCGGTTATGCAGAATCTGTGCAAGCTGGTGGTTTATGATGAGGCGCTGAGAATCCGAGGAGACTTGCTGAGG TTCACTACTATGACCGAAACCGACCTGGTTAAACTGGAGCAGAACTACGAGGCATGTCTACAGGCTCTTCGTCCGAATGCCGTCGGCATAGTGGACGCTTTCGACTATCCGGACTTTGTGCTCGGATCCGCTCTAGGAGCCTACGATGGCAATGTGTACGAACGGTTGTTCGCCGAAGCCATGAAGAGTCCGTTGAATCAG GAACCGGTCAATAAAACGTTCGAGCTGTACCTGAAACCGCTGATGAAGTCAAGACTGTGA
- the LOC109418937 gene encoding probable peroxisomal acyl-coenzyme A oxidase 1 isoform X2, giving the protein MPAQVVNKDLQNERNKCTFNQEEFTLWWVGGEEQLKEKRSRESYFESQPEFQDKVPLHFASHQELYEETVRKATVIFTKVKKLLTEQGKYDEKKYVHFMEALLGTGFIKEGNPLGIHFSMFIPAIVGHASPEQQDQYLKKALNCEIIGSYAQTELGHGTFLRGLETTATFDPQTDEFVINSPTLTSYKWWPGALAQTVNHCVVMAQLYSNGKCYGIHPFMVQVRDSDTHMPMPGIDIGDIGDKMGYKGVNNGYLGLKNVRIPRTGMMMKNAKLMRDGTYVKPSSSVLAYGTMVFVRVIIVRNMAQSLAKAATIAVRYSSVRRQSHINPELPEVQVIDHVTQQAKLFPLVAKAIALKLTSDNLWQMYERTTSDLNSGSLDRLPELHAIACCLKVVSTSDTATGVEVCRLACGGHGYLTCANFLNYYSLASAASTYEGENTVLLLQTARFLVKMWNQAVQGKQLMPTVGYLQNYVGKQVQQFPWSDSVPVIISAFQAVVANKLRIACQSIEKRKAKGATPEEATNMTGLELIQVAEVHGRWFVLQSAYEMFEKACQKASAPLVSVMQNLCKLVVYDEALRIRGDLLRFTTMTETDLVKLEQNYEACLQALRPNAVGIVDAFDYPDFVLGSALGAYDGNVYERLFAEAMKSPLNQEPVNKTFELYLKPLMKSRL; this is encoded by the exons AAAGCTACTTCGAAAGTCAACCGGAGTTCCAGGACAAAGTCCCACTCCATTTTGCTTCCCATCAGGAACTGTACGAGGAAACAGTTCGTAAAGCTACGGTCATCTTTACTAAAGTGAAGAAACTTCTGACCGAACAGGGAAAATACGATGAGAAAAAATATGT CCACTTCATGGAAGCTCTTCTCGGCACAGGTTTCATCAAGGAGGGTAATCCCCTGGGAATCCACTTCTCCATGTTCATCCCGGCGATAGTGGGTCATGCTAGCCCCGAACAACAAGACCAGTACCTAAAGAAGGCGCTGAATTGTGAAATCATCGGATCATACGCGCAAACCGAACTGGGCCACGGAACATTCCTGCGAGGATTGGAAACGACCGCTACTTTTGATCCCCAGACGGATGAATTCGTAATCAACAGCCCAACGCTAACCTCGTACAAATGGTGGCCCGGAGCTT TGGCGCAAACCGTGAACCACTGTGTCGTGATGGCGCAGCTGTACTCCAACGGAAAGTGCTACGGTATCCATCCGTTTATGGTGCAGGTGAGGGATTCGGATACGCATATGCCAATGCCGGGAATCGACATCGGAGATATTGGAGACAAAATGGGTTACAAGGGCGTGAACAACGGGTACTTGGGGTTGAAGAACGTCCGCATTCCTCGTACCGGCATGATGATGAAGAACGCTAAGTTGATGAGGGATGGAACCTATGTGAAACCTTCTTCGTCTGTGCTGGCCTACGGTACGATGGTGTTCGTGAGGGTGATCATCGTTAGGAATATGGCACAGTCGTTGGCAAAGGCGGCCACCATTGCTGTGCGGTATTCCAGTGTAAGACGCCAGAGCCATATCAATCCAGA ATTACCGGAAGTACAAGTCATCGACCACGTGACTCAACAGGCCAAACTGTTCCCCCTGGTGGCGAAGGCAATCGCACTGAAGTTGACTTCGGACAATCTGTGGCAGATGTATGAACGCACGACGTCCGATTTGAACTCCGGCAGTCTGGATCGTCTACCGGAGTTGCATGCCATTGCGTGTTGTTTGAAGGTAGTGTCCACCTCGGACACTGCCACGGGCGTCGAAGTGTGTCGATTGGCTTGCGGAGGGCATGGATATCTAACGTGTGCCAACTTCTTGAACTATTATAGCTTGGCTTCGGCTGCGTCGACTTACGAAGGCGAGAACACTGTACTGCTGTTGCAGACTGCAAG ATTTCTAGTCAAAATGTGGAACCAAGCCGTTCAGGGTAAGCAGTTGATGCCAACTGTCGGATATCTGCAGAACTACGTTGGCAAGCAGGTTCAACAGTTCCCCTGGAGCGATTCAGTGCCGGTGATTATTTCCGCATTCCAGGCGGTAGTGGCCAATAAGCTGCGCATTGCATGTCAGAGTATTGAAAAACGCAAGGCTAAAGGTGCCACTCCGGAGGAGGCAACCAATATGACCGGATTGGAGCTGATTCAGGTGGCCGAAGTTCATGGCCGTTGGTTTGTGCTGCAGTCGGCTTACGAAATGTTTGAAAAGGCTTGCCAGAAAGCATCGGCGCCGTTGGTTTCGGTTATGCAGAATCTGTGCAAGCTGGTGGTTTATGATGAGGCGCTGAGAATCCGAGGAGACTTGCTGAGG TTCACTACTATGACCGAAACCGACCTGGTTAAACTGGAGCAGAACTACGAGGCATGTCTACAGGCTCTTCGTCCGAATGCCGTCGGCATAGTGGACGCTTTCGACTATCCGGACTTTGTGCTCGGATCCGCTCTAGGAGCCTACGATGGCAATGTGTACGAACGGTTGTTCGCCGAAGCCATGAAGAGTCCGTTGAATCAG GAACCGGTCAATAAAACGTTCGAGCTGTACCTGAAACCGCTGATGAAGTCAAGACTGTGA